A genomic segment from Agelaius phoeniceus isolate bAgePho1 chromosome 2, bAgePho1.hap1, whole genome shotgun sequence encodes:
- the TAF13 gene encoding transcription initiation factor TFIID subunit 13: MADEEEDVPFEEDAEDAGGGLDGGQGRRKRLFSKELRCMMYGFGDDQNPYTESVDILEDLVIEFITEMTHKAMSIGRQGRVQVEDIVFLIRKDPRKFARVKDLLTMNEELKRARKAFDEANYGS, from the exons ATGGcggatgaggaggaggatgtgccG TTCGAAGAGGACGCGGAGGACGCCGGCGGGGGCCTGGAcggcgggcagggcaggaggaagcgGCTGTTCTCCAAAGAGC TAAGGTGCATGATGTATGGATTCGGGGATGACCAGAACCCTTACACAGAATCAGTGGACATTCTTGAGGACCTGGTAATAGAGTTTATCACTGAAATG ACACACAAGGCCATGTCCATCGGGCGGCAGGGTCGGGTGCAGGTTGAGGACATTGTCTTTCTAATACGCAAGGACCCCCGGAAGTTTGCCAGAGTTAAAGACCTCCTAACTATGAATGAAGAACTGAAACGAGCCAGAAAAGCCTTTGATGAAGCAAACTATGGGTCTTGA